The stretch of DNA ATACAAAAATAGAAATAAAACCCACCTCCAAATACAAAAGTTTAATTCATACATGTATTACAGAGGAAAAAACAAAAAAGAAATATTGAGAATAAAGAGTTCTTAAAAATTAAATATAATCTGATAAAAACTATTACCTGATAAAATTTAACAAACTTTTCTTTATCCACATAGGAAGCTAATTATGAGTCTTAGAAAACTTTTGATCATTTATCTTTCTATTATGGTTCTTGTCGTTCTTCCATTTTTATATATATCAATAATGAAAGTTCACCAGAACATCATCTATAAAAAAACAAAAAAAGACACCCAGATAATAGCAAAACAAACATTCAACTCAATGTACCAAATAATGAAAAAAGGGTGGCAAAGGAAAGATCTTATAGAGTTTCTTACAAGTATAAAATCAAACTTTAAAAACAGTCCATACGCCGTAAACGTTTACAGAACAAGAAAAGTTGAGGAGTTGTTTGGGAGGGTTAAACAGCCCCCAATGACAGAAGACATCATTAAATCTATAAAAACCAAAAAACAGTTCACTTCAGAAAAGGAAGGAAAGATTGATTACATTTTCCCTGTTACAGCAAAAGAAGCATGTTTAAGATGCCATCATAACGCGAAAACCGGTGATGTTCTTGGGGTTATACAGGTAAGTGCAGACCTGAAATCTATAATCTCAATAACACGAAAGGATTTTTCAAAAACCCTCCTTACAATAATCATTTTTCCGTCAGCTGTTGCTTTGATACTTGGTTTTTACCTCACAAGAAGGGTCAGATCCGGTATCCAGAAACTTAATTATGAGGTTCAAAGAATCTCAACAATGAAAGATCTCCAGAAAATACAACAAAATCAGTTCAACTTTCCAATCAAGGAGTTCAACCAGATATTTGGTGGGATTAAAGAAATAGTGGAAAAAATGTCAAATATAGCTGTAGATAAAGAAATATTAGAGATGGAAATAGCCTTACTTGAAAAGTTCATAATAACTTCTGATGTTGTAAAAAACTGGAGGGATTATGTCAATCTACTTTTAAAAGAGATAAACAAAGCCATGCCTGTCCATATGATATTTTCTGTCTTTAAGTCTGGAGATGAAACCTTTGAAACAGAAATATTCTGGCACTTTGAACCTGAAGAAAAACTGAAAACAAGTGTAGAAAACCTGATAAAAGAAACTCTTATACAAACATTTAAAATCCCTGAAGAAGAAATTGAGGTTTATACAAACCACAACATATCCAATAGTAAAGCCTGTGTTTTAAGCTCAGGTTATATAGATATCAAAATTCAAACCAAAAGCCTTATCCTTGAAAGACCATCAATTGGGGGGATAATAGGTGTAGGCGTAAGCTCAGATAATCTAAAAGACAAAACAAAAACCCTTGTTATAGAAAGTATTCTCTCAACCTTACTAAATGTGGTGGGTTCTGTCAAAGCCATCAATAAATACACAAAAGATCTTGAATATTACGCAACAAGAGATCCCCTCACAAATCTTTACAATCAGAGGGTTTTCTGGGAACTTATTGGATACGAGATAAAAAGAGCCTCCACCCACAAATACAAATTTTCACTTATAGTTATAGATCTTGACAACTTTAAGACTGTTAATGATACATACGGGCATAGGTTCGGTGATAAATTTCTTATTGAGGTGGCAAATCTACTTGAGCATTCAGTAAAACCTGGGGACATAGTCGCAAGATATGGTGGAGACGAATTTGTGATAGTTTTACCGGAAACAGACCTTGAAAATGCAGTAATCATAGCAAAAAGGATTATAAAAACAGCCAGCAGTTTCTTTGTCCAAACCCCTGACGGTAAGAAGCTAAATCCACAATTTTCAATAGGAATAGCCACTTACCCGGATAACGCTGATAACGAAAAAGATCTGTTTACAATTGCTGACTCAATGATGTACAAAGCAAAAATGTTAGGAAAAGGGCAGATAAAATACCCAACTGAGAAAGACATGCAAGAAATAATCAAAAGAGAACAGGAAATAAGTCTGTTGCTTATTGATGCTATCAACAAAGGTAGTGTAATTCCTGTCTTCCAACCAATAATAAAATCTTCAACAGGTAAAACTTTTGCATACGAAGTTCTTAGCAGATTAAAAACTGATGGAAAAATTTTAACAGCTTCAAGATTTATAGAAACAGCTGAAAAATCAGGACTTATATACAAAATGGATCTTATAACTATTGAAAAAGCCTTAAGCAGTTTGAAAAACTGTGAGGAAAAAATATTTATTAATCTAAACCCAAGATCTTTCACTGCCTCTGATTTTTTAACAAACATAAAGAGCCTGATAAGAGATCACAAAATAGATACCAGTAGAATTGTATTTGAAATTACAGAAAGGGATACTGTGAAAAACTTTCCCTTATTAGAAAGTTTTATTAATAAACTTAAAGGCGAAGGTTTTAATTTTGCTATAGATGACTTTGGAAGCGGTTTTTCATCTTTTTATTACTTAAAACAGTTACCTATAGATTTTATTAAGATTGAGGGGGAGTTTATCAGAAATATAACATTTGATGAGAAGGACAGAGCTTTTGTAGAAAGCATCATAACACTTGCAAAAAGATTGGAAATCAAGATAGTAGCAGAATATGTAGAGACAGAAGAAATAATGTTAATGATAAAAAAACTTGGTATTGAATATGCACAGGGCTTTTTCGTTGGAAAACCCGACCAATATCCAGACTGCAAAAATAACCTTCAGGAGTTGTAAATGGAAGAAAAATTAATATCTGAAATTCTTGAAAAGGTTTCATTATCAGATGAAAACGAATTTTTAGAAAATATCGGAAAGGATTTTTTTGAAAATGGGATAACAACAGAGCAGTTCTTAAGTGCAATTAAGTCTCTTGAAAATCAGATTGAAAAAAATAAGATCAATCTTATCCTGAAAGGGTATCTTTTTGCCTTTATAAAAAGCCATAAAGATCTGATTATTTCCGTGCATGTTGATCTGGAAAATATAAAAGAAGATAAATTCCTTGAAAGTATAAAGACCCATCTGATTTATTTACTTCATTTTATAAGTAGTATTGAGGAAGAAAGCTACAATGCATTTAAAACAGTAGATGAAAAAAACTGTCCCTTAATAGACTGGTTAAACTCATCAGAAGTAGAAAGAACTCTAAAAAGTAATATAAGCCTGGTAAAAAAAGCACAACCTAATATCCATAGACTGATCAATCAATTTATAAGAACCTTTTCAGAAGAAAACTACTACAAATCTATCAGGATATACATCGATCTTTTCAGTTTTTCTGCAATTATTTTGCTGATGTCTGAAATGTATGCAGGAAAAATCTTAGTTGAGAAAAAAAATAAACTACAGGATCTTGTAAGAAAACTAAGAGCTCTTTCAGAACAGGACGTTATAACAAAAATTCACAATGATCTCAGGCTGTTCAAAATTTTAAGAATCCAGATGCGTCTTAAAAGAGAGTTTTATATATCTGTATTTGATATAGATGACTTTAAGTTTATTAATCAAGTTTATGGGTTCAAGATTGGAAACCTGCTTCTTAAAGAGATTGCCAGAGTTTTTGAAACCTTCAAAAGCAAATACAAAATACTTAACTTTAAGACAGGAAGCAACTCCTTTGTAAGTCTTATCTTTGATAAAAATGCAGAAGAAATAATAAAAAATATAAAATCAAAGATTGAAAACATAGAGTTAGAAGTAAAAATAGAGGATCACTCAGTTAAATTTTACCCAAAACTTACTGTAGCTTACATGAAAATAAATGGTTCATTTTCTTCTCCTGATGAAGTGCTTGAAATTCTGGATATAGTCCTTCATAGAGGAAAAACAGAAAAAAAAGGAAGTATAGTAGAGTATGACAAAAACAGAGACTCCAAAATGGAAATTGCAAAACTTCTGGATAAGCAGATATTCCTCGGATACGCAATAAAGGAAAATAAAATCATACCCTATTTCCAACCTATTTTTGATTTGAAAAATGGAGAAATCTTAGGATTTGAGGCTCTTTTCAGAATAGAAAAAAACAAAGAGATCTACACAGCCGGAGAGTTTATAGATATTGCATACAAAACAGGATTAATTGTTGAGATAGACAAGTTAATGATAGAGTACATGCTTTCATATGGAGAAAGAATAGGAGATTACTTTATATTCCTTAATATATCCCCCCAGACAATAAAAGAAACATGGTTTTTGGAAAAAGTTAAGTATCTCAAAAATTGTATATTTGAGATAACAGAACAGATGGCATTTGACAATATTGATAAACTGAAAATGCTCAATCTTGAGACATTAAATAAAATGGCTCTTGATGATTTTGGATCAGGTTATTCCTCAATTAAAACTGTTGTTGAACTTTCCTCTAACAACCTAATATCTTTTCTGAAAATAGATGGAAGCATTATAAAGGAAATAGACAAAAACAAAGAAAGTTTCTTTATAGTGGAAAGTATTGTAAAAATAGCCAAAACTCTCGGACTAAAAACAATCGCAGAATTTATAGAAAATGAGAGAATACTGAAAATTATAAAAAATCTTGACATAGACTATGCACAGGGTTTTTATCTTGGCAAACCCTCTCCTATAAATGAGATTAAAAATTACATACATAAATCCTGAAAGGAGTGGAGAGATGTTTTTTAAAAGAAATTCAGAAAAAAAACCTTTAAACGAAGTTCAAAACCAAACAGACAGAATAAGCCTTGTTCTTCCTGCGTTTGCAAAAGCTGTATATCACAGTTCTTTAACTTCAGGTGCTGGATTTGAGATAAAAGTAGAAGTGGAATCCTATTATGAACATTTAAAAGAGATTTTCCACAGGACTGATCAGATCTCAAATCTTCTCGGTGATATCCAGAGTCATGTGGACGAAGTGCACAATTTCCAAAAAACCCTAAGGGAAATGGTTTACAAAGCTGATGCCTCAATCGGAGAAACTGTAGGAATTATTAACATGTCAGAAAATGCCATGACAGAACTTGTCAAATCAATGGACAATTTAAAAGAAAATATCAATGGGATAAGAGATATTTTGGGAATGATATCAGACATATCAAATCAGACAAATCTGCTGGCTTTAAATGCAGCTATTGAAGCAGCAAGAGCTGGAGAACACGGCAAAGGGTTTGCTGTTGTCGCCGACGAGGTAAGAAATCTTGCAACAAAAGCCTCCCAGAATATTGAAAGTATAGGCTCTGTTATAGAAAAGATCATCTCAGATACCAATAGGAATGTAAACGAAGTTTCTACTGTAAGAAAAACCATTACAAAAATCACCAAAAACTCTGAAGAAATATCTAAGATTTTTTCCAGCGTTAAAGAGAAAAGCGACAGTATATCCCAAAAAATAGATAAAGCGTACGAAGAGATACTGGGGGTATCCGAAAACCTGAAAGTTATAATACAAGACATAAAAGGAATAGAATCCCTCTTAAAAAATATAGTAATACTGGCAGAAAATGTTTCCCAAAAAACCAGCAATAACCTTGAAGAGTATATCTCTATCTGGAATAATCTAACTTTAGATAAAAAAAGTTTTGATATAGAGCTGTTAAAAAGGGTGGTTGATCACGCTGTATGGATGGAAAAAGTTTCCCAATCTTTAGAAGGTAAAATAGACTGGATCCCTACAGATCATACACAGTGTAATTTAGGAAAATGGTATTACTCTGAAGGCAAAAAAGAGATAGAAAAATACGGTTCTGAAGCTATAAATGTATTTATATCTATAGAACAGCCCCACTCAAACCTTCACAGCATAGGAATAAGTGCCATAAAAAAAGCAAGGGAAGGAAATTTTAAAGAAGCTGTAGAACTGGCAAAAAAGATGTATGCTGAATCTAAAGATATTATAGACAAAATTCTTAAACTGCATAGTGTTATAATTAAGTATCAACAACTTAAAAAAGTGGAACAATGAACCAAACGGTCAGTAAACTGCTTGATGATCTGATTAAAAAGCTTGAGGAGGAAAAAGAGCTTTTAATTACAACTGTCAAGGACAGCGAGCAGGTGGAAAAGCTAAACAAGGTTATTGAAGAAAAAAGGCAGATTTTATCTGATCTTTCAAAACATTCAGCCGAAGATTTCAAAGGCTTTGAAGAAAAATTAGACCAGATAAAAAATCTCAGCCAGATAAACCTGACCATAGCTGCAGGAAACGCACAGTTTATAGAAGAGATCTTTTCCACTATTTTTGATGAGCCACAAAAATACGATCAAAGCGGGACTGTAAAACAGTCCCAGAAAGGATTTTTTAATAAAAAGATCTAAATACCAAAGATATAATATTTGAGCCACAACAGCCCAAGAGCTACAATCACTGTAACAACTGTTACAGGTGTTCCCTGCTTTACAAAATCAAAAAACTTTATTGGGTGTCCTTCCCTTTCAGATAAACCTGCAGCAACAACATTAGCAGACGCACCTATTATCGTAAGGTTTCCACCAAGGCACGCACCAAGGGCAAGAGCCCACCAGAGAGGTTCTACATCAAATGATGCTGTTTTTGCAAGATCAATAAGAACATAAGACATAGCCATTGTAAAAGGAATGTTGTCAACTATCCCTGAGATAAAAGCTGAAAGTCCCCCAAGAATAAGTATTCCAGACATAGGGTCTGTAATAACCCCTGCAACAAGATGGGCTGCGTCCTCAAACACGCCTGAATGCTCAAGACCGCCAATTACAATAAAGAGACCTAAGAAAAACATCAGGGTCGTCCATTCAACCCTTTCAAAAATCTTTTCCGGACTTTCCTTAGCCCAT from Persephonella sp. encodes:
- a CDS encoding bifunctional diguanylate cyclase/phosphodiesterase — protein: MSLRKLLIIYLSIMVLVVLPFLYISIMKVHQNIIYKKTKKDTQIIAKQTFNSMYQIMKKGWQRKDLIEFLTSIKSNFKNSPYAVNVYRTRKVEELFGRVKQPPMTEDIIKSIKTKKQFTSEKEGKIDYIFPVTAKEACLRCHHNAKTGDVLGVIQVSADLKSIISITRKDFSKTLLTIIIFPSAVALILGFYLTRRVRSGIQKLNYEVQRISTMKDLQKIQQNQFNFPIKEFNQIFGGIKEIVEKMSNIAVDKEILEMEIALLEKFIITSDVVKNWRDYVNLLLKEINKAMPVHMIFSVFKSGDETFETEIFWHFEPEEKLKTSVENLIKETLIQTFKIPEEEIEVYTNHNISNSKACVLSSGYIDIKIQTKSLILERPSIGGIIGVGVSSDNLKDKTKTLVIESILSTLLNVVGSVKAINKYTKDLEYYATRDPLTNLYNQRVFWELIGYEIKRASTHKYKFSLIVIDLDNFKTVNDTYGHRFGDKFLIEVANLLEHSVKPGDIVARYGGDEFVIVLPETDLENAVIIAKRIIKTASSFFVQTPDGKKLNPQFSIGIATYPDNADNEKDLFTIADSMMYKAKMLGKGQIKYPTEKDMQEIIKREQEISLLLIDAINKGSVIPVFQPIIKSSTGKTFAYEVLSRLKTDGKILTASRFIETAEKSGLIYKMDLITIEKALSSLKNCEEKIFINLNPRSFTASDFLTNIKSLIRDHKIDTSRIVFEITERDTVKNFPLLESFINKLKGEGFNFAIDDFGSGFSSFYYLKQLPIDFIKIEGEFIRNITFDEKDRAFVESIITLAKRLEIKIVAEYVETEEIMLMIKKLGIEYAQGFFVGKPDQYPDCKNNLQEL
- a CDS encoding GGDEF domain-containing phosphodiesterase; amino-acid sequence: MEEKLISEILEKVSLSDENEFLENIGKDFFENGITTEQFLSAIKSLENQIEKNKINLILKGYLFAFIKSHKDLIISVHVDLENIKEDKFLESIKTHLIYLLHFISSIEEESYNAFKTVDEKNCPLIDWLNSSEVERTLKSNISLVKKAQPNIHRLINQFIRTFSEENYYKSIRIYIDLFSFSAIILLMSEMYAGKILVEKKNKLQDLVRKLRALSEQDVITKIHNDLRLFKILRIQMRLKREFYISVFDIDDFKFINQVYGFKIGNLLLKEIARVFETFKSKYKILNFKTGSNSFVSLIFDKNAEEIIKNIKSKIENIELEVKIEDHSVKFYPKLTVAYMKINGSFSSPDEVLEILDIVLHRGKTEKKGSIVEYDKNRDSKMEIAKLLDKQIFLGYAIKENKIIPYFQPIFDLKNGEILGFEALFRIEKNKEIYTAGEFIDIAYKTGLIVEIDKLMIEYMLSYGERIGDYFIFLNISPQTIKETWFLEKVKYLKNCIFEITEQMAFDNIDKLKMLNLETLNKMALDDFGSGYSSIKTVVELSSNNLISFLKIDGSIIKEIDKNKESFFIVESIVKIAKTLGLKTIAEFIENERILKIIKNLDIDYAQGFYLGKPSPINEIKNYIHKS
- a CDS encoding methyl-accepting chemotaxis protein; this translates as MRLKITYINPERSGEMFFKRNSEKKPLNEVQNQTDRISLVLPAFAKAVYHSSLTSGAGFEIKVEVESYYEHLKEIFHRTDQISNLLGDIQSHVDEVHNFQKTLREMVYKADASIGETVGIINMSENAMTELVKSMDNLKENINGIRDILGMISDISNQTNLLALNAAIEAARAGEHGKGFAVVADEVRNLATKASQNIESIGSVIEKIISDTNRNVNEVSTVRKTITKITKNSEEISKIFSSVKEKSDSISQKIDKAYEEILGVSENLKVIIQDIKGIESLLKNIVILAENVSQKTSNNLEEYISIWNNLTLDKKSFDIELLKRVVDHAVWMEKVSQSLEGKIDWIPTDHTQCNLGKWYYSEGKKEIEKYGSEAINVFISIEQPHSNLHSIGISAIKKAREGNFKEAVELAKKMYAESKDIIDKILKLHSVIIKYQQLKKVEQ